A portion of the Hoylesella buccalis ATCC 35310 genome contains these proteins:
- a CDS encoding FeoB-associated Cys-rich membrane protein — protein MTYVVQYTILIAILIAAVAYAGRRIYLTWRHSGDKCYGCKGCALHDQILKKQASAHRKPACYEKK, from the coding sequence ATGACATACGTTGTTCAATACACTATTCTCATTGCCATCCTCATCGCGGCTGTAGCGTATGCAGGACGAAGAATATACCTGACATGGCGACACAGCGGCGACAAATGCTACGGATGTAAAGGATGTGCATTACATGACCAGATTCTGAAAAAACAAGCGTCAGCCCATCGAAAGCCCGCATGTTATGAGAAAAAGTGA
- a CDS encoding esterase-like activity of phytase family protein, which produces MRKIYLMAAVLLAVYSVKAQDSLTVVRVNKQRSFPQEIPAGNYSGITYIGDSVYAVVSDKSPQDGFFLFKIALDSITGDVLHVENLGFRGDTDKNGDMEAITYVPSSKTLYITRETDNTIKEYALDGHLTIRQLSVPAIYQKDRGNYGLESLSFNERTQTFWTCNEGTLLGDGEQATATNGVRNRLRLQSFSADFQPLHQYAYLMDAPEANKKAYLYGMGVAEVTALDDGSVLVLEREFYTPPSKLGAFVNNKLFLVHPQKGAPIDGEEALNEVMPYLKKRLVTKWTTRLSLFRHEIANFEGMCLGPKLADGSQVLVLVSDSQNQAGGVMKDWFKTIVLSLPKP; this is translated from the coding sequence ATGAGAAAGATTTATTTAATGGCAGCCGTCTTATTGGCGGTATATTCTGTAAAAGCTCAAGACTCGCTAACAGTTGTGCGAGTGAATAAGCAGCGTAGTTTTCCGCAGGAAATACCCGCAGGGAATTACAGTGGTATCACCTATATCGGTGACAGTGTGTATGCAGTGGTTAGTGACAAGTCGCCACAGGATGGCTTCTTCCTTTTTAAAATAGCACTCGACTCCATCACTGGCGACGTACTTCACGTGGAGAATCTCGGCTTTAGGGGCGACACAGACAAAAATGGGGATATGGAAGCCATCACTTATGTGCCGTCATCTAAAACGTTGTACATCACCCGTGAAACCGACAACACCATCAAAGAATATGCGCTGGATGGGCATCTAACGATCAGACAACTGTCCGTTCCTGCCATTTACCAAAAGGATAGGGGCAATTATGGGTTGGAATCTTTGAGCTTTAACGAGCGAACCCAGACTTTTTGGACGTGTAATGAAGGGACGCTTCTGGGCGATGGTGAACAGGCCACTGCGACAAATGGGGTTCGTAACAGGTTGCGCTTGCAATCGTTCAGTGCCGATTTTCAGCCCTTACATCAGTATGCCTATCTGATGGATGCACCCGAAGCAAACAAGAAAGCTTATCTCTATGGCATGGGAGTTGCTGAGGTCACGGCACTCGATGACGGCAGCGTGCTGGTCTTAGAGCGCGAATTTTATACGCCACCTTCTAAACTGGGTGCTTTTGTCAACAATAAATTGTTTTTGGTACACCCTCAAAAAGGCGCTCCCATCGATGGGGAAGAAGCGCTGAACGAAGTAATGCCTTATTTGAAAAAACGATTGGTGACGAAATGGACCACCCGACTTTCTTTATTCCGTCATGAGATAGCCAACTTTGAGGGGATGTGCCTTGGTCCGAAACTGGCCGACGGTTCCCAAGTGTTGGTCTTGGTATCTGATTCGCAAAATCAGGCGGGTGGGGTGATGAAAGATTGGTTTAAAACCATCGTCCTGTCCCTGCCAAAGCCATGA
- the glyA gene encoding serine hydroxymethyltransferase, which yields MEKDQELFNLIEQEHQRQLKGMELIASENFVSDEVMQAMGSYLTNKYAEGLPGKRYYGGCQIVDQVENLAIARVKELFGAEFANVQPHSGAQANAAVLLAVLKPGDTFMGLNLDHGGHLSHGSSVNTSGILYHPIGYNLNKETGRIDYDEMEQLAHQHHPKLIIGGGSAYSREWDYQRMRKIADEVGALLMVDMAHPAGLIAAGLLNNPVKYAHIVTSTTHKTLRGPRGGIILMGKDFENPWGLTTKKGDVKMMSQLLNSAVFPGTQGGPLEHVIAAKAVGFGENLKPSWKEYALQVKKNAAVLADALTQRGFSIVSGGTDNHSMLVDLRSKYPELTGKVAENALVAADITVNKNMVPYDTRSAFQTSGIRLGTAAMTTRGAKEDIMLLVAGLIEEVLNAPDDEKIIANVRQKVNETMKNYPLFAY from the coding sequence ATGGAAAAAGATCAAGAACTTTTTAATCTCATTGAGCAAGAGCATCAACGCCAGCTCAAAGGAATGGAACTTATCGCATCAGAGAACTTTGTCAGCGACGAAGTGATGCAGGCTATGGGATCGTATTTAACAAACAAATACGCCGAAGGTCTTCCCGGAAAGCGTTATTATGGCGGTTGCCAAATCGTTGACCAGGTAGAGAATCTGGCGATAGCACGTGTTAAAGAACTCTTCGGAGCCGAGTTTGCCAACGTACAACCACACTCGGGCGCACAAGCAAACGCCGCCGTCTTGCTGGCTGTATTGAAGCCTGGCGATACATTTATGGGGCTCAACCTCGATCATGGCGGCCATTTGTCACACGGAAGCAGCGTCAACACATCCGGAATTCTTTATCATCCCATTGGCTATAACCTGAATAAGGAAACGGGTCGGATAGACTATGATGAGATGGAACAGCTGGCTCACCAACATCATCCTAAACTGATTATCGGAGGTGGCTCTGCTTACAGCCGCGAGTGGGACTATCAGCGCATGCGAAAGATTGCTGACGAAGTAGGAGCTTTACTCATGGTTGACATGGCTCACCCAGCAGGATTGATTGCCGCCGGATTGCTGAACAATCCCGTCAAATATGCACACATCGTCACCAGTACCACACACAAAACGCTCCGTGGTCCACGCGGTGGCATCATTTTGATGGGTAAAGACTTTGAAAACCCATGGGGCCTGACCACTAAGAAAGGTGATGTCAAGATGATGTCGCAACTGCTCAACAGTGCTGTATTCCCCGGAACACAGGGCGGTCCTCTTGAACATGTCATTGCAGCCAAGGCTGTTGGCTTCGGTGAAAACCTGAAACCCTCATGGAAAGAGTATGCTCTGCAGGTTAAAAAGAATGCGGCTGTGTTGGCCGACGCACTCACACAACGTGGCTTTAGCATCGTAAGTGGCGGAACAGACAACCACTCGATGCTGGTTGACCTTCGCTCAAAATATCCCGAACTGACAGGTAAAGTGGCAGAGAACGCACTCGTTGCTGCCGATATTACTGTCAACAAGAACATGGTTCCTTACGACACACGTTCGGCATTCCAAACCAGTGGCATCCGTCTTGGCACCGCAGCTATGACGACACGAGGTGCGAAAGAAGACATCATGCTTCTCGTTGCCGGACTCATCGAAGAGGTATTGAACGCACCTGATGATGAAAAGATCATCGCAAACGTAAGACAGAAAGTCAACGAAACGATGAAGAACTATCCCCTCTTTGCTTATTAA
- a CDS encoding aspartate carbamoyltransferase regulatory subunit, producing MNKKERLVAAIENGTVIDHIPASKTYQVVNLLELQSLNTPVTIGNNFVSKKIGKKGIIKVSDKFFSDEEISRLSVVAPKIVLNIIKDYEVVEKKTVETPNELRGIVKCNNPMCITNNEPMQTVFHVVDKTHGLLKCHYCDKEQDINKVELC from the coding sequence ATGAACAAGAAAGAGCGTTTAGTTGCAGCAATAGAGAATGGTACCGTTATAGATCATATTCCTGCGAGCAAAACATACCAAGTTGTCAATCTGCTGGAACTCCAATCATTAAACACACCGGTTACCATTGGCAACAATTTTGTTTCCAAAAAGATTGGTAAGAAAGGCATCATCAAGGTTTCTGACAAGTTTTTCTCTGATGAAGAAATCAGCCGCCTTTCTGTGGTAGCACCGAAAATAGTGCTCAACATCATCAAAGATTACGAAGTAGTAGAGAAGAAAACAGTTGAGACACCGAACGAATTGCGTGGCATCGTGAAATGCAACAACCCCATGTGCATTACCAACAACGAGCCCATGCAAACCGTATTCCATGTGGTAGACAAGACACATGGTTTATTGAAATGTCACTATTGTGATAAAGAACAAGACATCAATAAAGTAGAACTCTGCTGA
- a CDS encoding glycosyltransferase family 2 protein — protein MEKTASFAILVAVYNGSKYLKRCLDSLRKQTLKDIQVICVDDGSTDNSWEILQSYAAVDQRIEIYHLNQNYGAAHARNEGIRYINARYTTFLDCDDTFAPDALEQALQVFEKHPQVDCVLFKLITIGGDNSTTQEYAMDFFEERSGYEAFKDSLTWKIHGVYAAKTFLFKQFPYDDTCKTYSDDNSTRLHYLFSKQVGCCHGEYYYHYNPHSVTHIISGSRFDYLRANESMKKQLIKFNVSDEVLTIYENERWVVLIDLYYFHYSYRQQLSAEDLAMGMHELHRIWKSIEVNRLYKRLKYKFGYMPLRFSWRMFRIQEELYFTLRSIFRKGRQQTKN, from the coding sequence GTGGAAAAAACAGCATCATTTGCCATATTGGTGGCGGTTTATAATGGTAGCAAGTATCTGAAAAGATGCTTGGACTCGTTGCGAAAACAAACCCTCAAAGATATTCAAGTGATTTGTGTGGATGACGGATCTACGGACAATTCTTGGGAAATATTACAATCGTATGCTGCTGTAGACCAACGAATCGAGATTTATCATCTAAATCAAAACTATGGAGCAGCACATGCACGCAATGAAGGAATTCGGTATATCAACGCTCGTTACACCACTTTTTTAGATTGCGATGATACTTTTGCACCAGATGCCTTAGAACAGGCTTTACAGGTCTTTGAAAAGCATCCACAAGTAGACTGTGTGCTTTTCAAGCTCATCACTATTGGAGGTGACAATTCAACCACACAGGAATATGCCATGGATTTTTTTGAAGAAAGGTCTGGATATGAAGCTTTCAAAGACAGTTTAACCTGGAAAATACATGGCGTTTATGCTGCGAAAACCTTCCTCTTCAAACAGTTCCCGTACGATGACACATGTAAAACCTACAGTGATGACAACAGTACACGACTGCATTATCTGTTTTCTAAGCAAGTGGGTTGTTGTCATGGAGAGTATTACTACCACTACAATCCCCACTCGGTAACACACATTATTAGTGGAAGCAGGTTTGACTATCTTCGCGCCAATGAAAGTATGAAGAAACAGTTGATAAAATTCAACGTAAGCGATGAAGTGTTAACTATTTATGAGAATGAGCGTTGGGTGGTATTGATAGATTTATACTATTTTCATTATTCCTACAGACAACAGCTTTCTGCTGAGGATTTAGCGATGGGCATGCATGAGCTTCATCGAATATGGAAAAGCATTGAGGTAAATAGACTGTACAAACGATTAAAATATAAATTCGGGTACATGCCACTAAGATTTTCATGGAGGATGTTCAGAATACAAGAAGAACTCTATTTTACCCTAAGGTCTATTTTTCGAAAGGGCAGGCAACAAACTAAGAATTAG